The window CTTGACGGTGCTGACGAGCGAGGCGGCCTCGAGCACCGCGAGGTGCTTGCTCACCGCCTGCCTGCTCATCCCCAGGCCCTCGCTCAGCTCGCGCAGGCTCAGCCCGTTGTCGGCGTTGAGCCGGTCGAGCAGCTGTCTGCGGTTCGCGTCGGCGAGGGCTTTGAACACTGCGTCCATGACCGCCCCCTTCGCGGCCATGATAGGCAACCAAACGGTTGCCTGTCTACTGGGCGACGACCGCCAGGAGCCTGCCGGTCGTGGTGGTCTGGGAGGCGAAGTCCGCGCTGGTCAGATGGTCGACGAGGGCGTCGCGCATGGCATCGATCCGGGCCGGGTCCGGTGGTTCGAAGAACAGGTGAAGCCGCCCGCCAGGGGAGAGGAGCCGCCGGATGACGGCCAGTTCGACCGCTGCGGGACGCACCCAGAAGACGTTGACGTCGACTGCGAACACGGTGTCGAACGGGTCGAACTCGGCGGGGTCGAGCTCGCCGAGCGCGGCGGTGACGAAGCGCGCTGTGCCCGCCGCCACCGACTCGACGTTGCGCGTGGTCGCGGCCGTGATCGCGGTCGCGGACCGGTCGACGCCGACGTAGCGGCCGGTGCCCAGCCGCTCGCACACCATCGTCGCCGCGACCCCGCGGCCGCAGCCGATCTCCAGGATCCGGTCGGTGGGCCGCACGTCGATGGCGGCCACGGCGGACCGCAGGCGCTGCGGCGGTCTGGTGCTCACGGCGACTCCCTCGGCCGGGAACTGGCGGGTCCTCCTGAACGACCACTCGGGTATACGCGACACCGGCAGGCGGTGCTTGACGATCACCCGCGCTTCTCGGAAGGCTCCACCCATGGCACACCGCACCAGCCGCGTCGTCGGCGTCCTGTTCAGCGTGATCGCCGCGACGCTGGTGGCCACCGCGACACCCGCGCTGGCACACAACTCGCTCAAGTCGAGCGACCCCAAAGCCGACTCGGTTCTCGACGCCGCGCCCGCGGCGGTCACGCTGACCTTCACCGAGGAACTCACGCCCGGGCAGACGACGCTCACCGTCACCGGTCCGGACGGTGCGCCCGCCTCCGGTGACGCCGCGGTGGCGGGTGCGACGGTCAGCGTGCCGTTCAAGCCGACCGTGCCCGGCGCCTACAAGGTCGCGTACAAGGTCACCGGACACGACGGCGACGCCACGTCCAACAGCCTCACTTTCACCCTCAGCGCCGCCGCCGTCCCCACCACGACCACCGCGGCGCCGACCACCACCACCGAGGCGCCGACGTCCACCGCGCCGATGACCACCGCTGCCCGACCTGAATCCGACGTGGTCGACTCCGACACGCAGTGGTGGCCGGTCGCCGCCGGGGTACTGGCCCTGGTCGCGCTCGGCGTCCTCCTGGCTTTCCGACGCAAGCGCACCGAGTAGCGCACGATGCGCGATGCGCGGGTCGTGGCGGGCGGGCAGGGTTGACGGTGTGGAGCCCTCCATCTCGCGCAGCACGCCCGTCGCCGCCAGTGCGGAAGACGTCTGGTCCCTGGTCAGCGACCTGCCACGGATGGGGGAGTTCAGCCCCGAGAACATCGGCGGCTACTGGGTCGACTGCTCCGGCC is drawn from Actinokineospora alba and contains these coding sequences:
- a CDS encoding class I SAM-dependent methyltransferase, which codes for MSTRPPQRLRSAVAAIDVRPTDRILEIGCGRGVAATMVCERLGTGRYVGVDRSATAITAATTRNVESVAAGTARFVTAALGELDPAEFDPFDTVFAVDVNVFWVRPAAVELAVIRRLLSPGGRLHLFFEPPDPARIDAMRDALVDHLTSADFASQTTTTGRLLAVVAQ
- a CDS encoding copper resistance CopC family protein, translated to MAHRTSRVVGVLFSVIAATLVATATPALAHNSLKSSDPKADSVLDAAPAAVTLTFTEELTPGQTTLTVTGPDGAPASGDAAVAGATVSVPFKPTVPGAYKVAYKVTGHDGDATSNSLTFTLSAAAVPTTTTAAPTTTTEAPTSTAPMTTAARPESDVVDSDTQWWPVAAGVLALVALGVLLAFRRKRTE